GAAATGTAGCATTTTTGTCACAATCCGGAGCATTTGGAACATCAATCCTTGATTGGACTGCAACTTTCAACGTTGGAGTAAAGTATTTTATCTCACTGGGAAATAAAACAGATCTTACAGAAACCGATTTTTTGGAAAATTTTCGAGATGAAGAAGCAATAAAATGCATTGCACTATACCTAGAAGACATCGAAGACGGTCGGAGATTTGCCTCACTTGTACGAAGTATATCACCTTATAAACCGATTATTCTTTTAAAGCCCGGAAAATCTAAGGAAAGTAAAAGTGCAATCTCTTCGCATACCGGAAGTATGGTAGGGGACATAGAAATTGCCAAACAAGCCGCAAAGCAAAACGGTATAATCGAAGTTTCGACAATGCGTGAGCTTTTTAATATGGCCCGCTTTGTATCGTGGAACGAAATTACCGAAACCCAAAGAGTTGCAATTGTAACAAATGCCGGAGGACCGGCAGCACATACTACCGATGTTTTAGTAGAAGCTTCACTTACCCTTGCCAAACTTTCAGAAGAAACAAAAAAGAACCTAAAAAAGATTTTACCAACCGCCGCAAGCGTGAAAAATCCTGTAGATCTTTTGGGTGATGCACCTGCCAAACGGTATGAAGATGCCCTTAACCTTGTATTTAAAGATCCGAATGTTGATTCAATCATTGTTGTCCTAACTCCTCAGGCAATGACTCAAATTCCCGAAACGGCCAACGCCATAAGCAAAATAATTGAGCAAACCACAAAACCGATTCTTACTTCATTTATTGGCGGAGCCCAGGTAATAAAAGGCTTAAACGTCCTTGAAAAGCGAAACATTCCCTGTTTTGAATTTCCAGAAGATGCAGTTTCAGTACTTACACACATTAATAACTACCAAATCCAAAAAAATAAAATACTTGCCTCAAATTATCCGTCGGACAAAAAAGAAAATCAGGAGAAATACTTAAAGATCCGTGCTATTCTACAAAAAGTGGCTGTAGTCTCCCATGTAGTTCCGGTAACTATATCAAATGAAATCTTTAAAACCCTAGGAATAAAAATTCCCGATTACATAACGGTAAACTCTTCCGAAGAAGCAATCTCTTTTGGAAGCACACATAAATCAATCGTACTTAAGCTTGATTCTCCTCAGATTGTACATAAGACAGAGTTCTCCGCAGTCAAAATAGGGCTGGATACCCCCGAAAAAATTGCTACTGCATTTTCAGAATTAACAAATACAGCTAACTCCGAAATGATTTCAAACCATACAATAATGGCTCAGAAGCAGATTTTAAACGGTCTTGAAACAATTCTGGGCGTAAAGATCGACACAAACTTTGGTCCTACAATAATGTTCGGATCAGGTGGAGTTACAACAGAGTTATTCCACGATATATCACAAAGTGTAGCTCCGGTATCAAACAAAGATATTTTGGATATGGTAACTTCACCAAAAGTTTACAAACTAATAAAAGGCTTTAGAGGAAAACCCGGGTACGATATAAAAGAGCTTTTAAAAACAATAATAATCCTCAACAACCTTGTCCTAAATGTTCCGGAAATAAAAGAAATCGAGATTAACCCAATGATCCTAACCAGAGAAAGCGGGTATGCAGTCGATATACGATGTATTGTATAATACAGGATAATGAAAAAGTTTTTTGATAGAATTACAGATAGATACATTAAATTTTATTATCCCGTTGCCAAAGTATTTATATCAATCTTAATTGTTTTGTTCTCTATTGTCGTTTTTGTTCAGTTAGCAATAATTATCACAAAAGATAAATATCTGTTTGGAGTAAAAATATATGCAGTAGAATCGGAAAGTATGCTACCAACAATTAAAAAAGGCGACCTTGTAATAATTGATGAAGTATATACATACCACAAAGACGACATAATCACATATACCGATCCAAACGACGAAAATCAAACAATAACTCATAGGATCATCAACATTTTCCAGAAAACAAGTGGAGATGAAACCTTTGTAACGAAGGGCGATAATAACGAAATTCAAGACCCGTTTCAGGTTACAAAAGAGATGATTCAAGGAAAGGTGATAAAAATTATTCCGGCAATAGGTAATTGGGCACTTTTTAGCAGAAGCGTCATTGGAATAATTCTTTTACTAATAATTCCTGCCACAATGCTTCTTACGCTTAACGCAGTAAGTATTTTTTCCTGGATAAAAGCCAGATATGTAAATAATACGTAACCTCTTATAACCCCCGTAAACCCCATAACCCCCGTAAACCCCGTAACCCCCGTAAACCCCGTAGTAGGGACAGGTCTAGACCGACACCCATGTATAGAAGTTGGTAATAGTATCCACTTTTGATTAACACGACGAAAGTCTAGATAACCCATATTCTACGTATGACTACAAAAAAAATGATTCGATAGAAACACAGCTTGCGCACACCCGCACCCCCATTCGCCAAAACTCTCATTCACCAGCATGTCTACGCAACCGTGTCGGTCTAGACCTGTCCCTACGGAAAATGATACGGAAAATGGCACGGAAAATGGCACGGAAAACGATACCAAAAAATCTTGTTACTTTTGGTATAACCCAACGTATTCCTATATGTAAGAGTTATCTAATTTAAATAAAATAATTAATGAAAAAACTCTTTACCGTCCTAACAACCATGGGGCTTTTAGCCTCGTTGGTATTTGGGACAACTAAGGCCGCCAGCGGGGATTATACTTGGGGTACTGGCTCCATTGTAATAAGTGAGAATGGACCAGCACTAGTTAATTCAAATCTCCAAGTGGCAGTAAGTGATACTTCAAATTACGAGTACTACAGGCAAGGTGACGCTATTGGTTACCAAAAAACAGGTTTAAATCTTGGCTCAAAGGAGCTTATTCCTGGTGGGCAAACAGAATTTTACGTGTACTTGCGAAATGCACCTGATGTTACAGGCGAATGGCAAGCTCCTGTAGAAGTTGCCACACTCATTTCCCCAATTGGAGCAGGTGAATACGCTGAACACATCCACATAAGAATTGAGCAAACAGCTACAACTCCAGGTGGCTTTTCTCAGATTATTTATGAAGGAGCTCTGGATGATGCAGTAAATACGCCAAAGCCTAAAAGCTATGTTGGATTCAGTCAGTATGGTGATAATACCGTAGAATATAAAGTCACATTGAGCATGATTGCAATTAACGGAATTTTTCCACCTACTGATACAGTTGTAAATTATCAAATAGCTTTTTCAAGCACAAACAGTGCATACAATAATAGTACTCCGGAAATTACCGCTCAGTAAATTAGGGTAGGGCATTTACCTCCTTTCATACCCTCTAAAAGCTAAACTTTAAGGGTGCGGTCCGCCTCTGGTGGACCGCACCCTTTTTTTATTACCTTTGTTTAAAATTTAGGGTTTAGGACTAATATCCCGTAATCGCTAATAGCAGCCAGGAAATTACAAGCCCCAAAGGCGCCGAAGCCAAATTTGCAACCAATGAAATTATTAAAGCTTGCTTGATCTTTATATTTAATAAAAATTTGTACGATAAAGCCTCAGAGAAGAGCCAAAGTATTAGCTAAAAATCCAATAGAGAAAAGTAGCCGATGGCCCTATAACATACCATATGGGTGCGGATACCAAGTTTGCTAAAATAGAAAAGCCGAATGCTTTATACCATTCAGCCTTCATCATGATTTTGTAAATTATAGCCTCAGTAACAACAACAAAAATTTCTCCCAGAAGTACGATCTCAAAAAATTTAAAAAACCAAAGGTATTCCGAAGACATTTCAACATATGTTAAAAAAATAGAGTAAGTTGCAAAATTCATAATTGTAAACAATGTTATAAGTTGAAATGTACTATATTCTGTTTTGGTTTTAGAAAAGCGTGTAATAAACAAATAGATAGGGACCTCTATGGTCGCATTTATAAGAATATACAACCAGAACGTAGACAATTGAGAAAAGAAAAGCCCCATAGAATCCAAAGGTGGCGGAACCATATTACTCACTATTAATTCCCACATATCGGTAGATGTGCTAAAATTAGCTATTCTAAATAATATACTTTAATCTATAGATGAGCAAGGTTACAACAGGCGATCTAATTGGACAACGAAATCAGCGACTTGCCAAGATTAAAAAGCTAAGAGAATTGGGAATTAACCCATATCCTGCACGCTCAAATAAAGAGTATAGTAATAATGAAATTGTTGAAAATTACAAAGACTTCGAGGGCAAAACTGTTACATTAACTGGTCGCATAATGACAAAGCGCGAAATGGGAAAGCTTGCATTTGCAACGATTCAGGACGCATCAGGCAGAATTCAGTTATATATAAAAAAAGATGAAATCAAACCACTAGATATTAAAACTCAAACACTTGGATTTTCCGAACTTAAGCTTTTAGATATTGGTGACATTGTAGAAGCCACTGGCGAAGTTACCAAAACACAAACAGGCGAAATCTCAATATTAGTTGACACCATTAAGCTTCTAACAAAGGCTATTCGACCCTTACCCGAAAAATGGGCAGGTTTGTCCGATCAGGAAGAAAGATTTCGAAGGCGATATCTTGACATGACAATGAATCCTGAAGTTCGCAACCGATTTGTTAAACGTTCCATTTTCTGGCAGGCAGTGCGTGATTTTATGATTCAAACAGGGTTTGTTGAGATAAATATCCCCATATTAGAGGCTGTAACCGGTGGCGCAGACGCAAAGCCGTTTGTCACCCACTATGATGCATTAGATCAGGCTTTTTACCTACGAATATCTCACGAGCTTCCTTTAAAGCGGCTACTTGGTGGCGGATATGAAAAGGTATTTGATATTGGTCCTCGATTTAGAAATGAAGGAATAGATGCAGAGCATTTACCCGAGCATATTGCAATGGAATTTTACTGGGCTTATGCAGATTTCAAAGAGGGAATGAAGTTTACAAAAGAGCTTTTTAGATACGTTATTAAAAAAACTTTTGGAACCCTAAAGTTTAAAATTCGTGGATTTGACGTTGATTTAAGCAAAGAGTGGGAGGAAAAGGATTTTGGAACACTTCTAAAAGACCGATTTAACGTTGACATTTACAATGATTCTGTAGAGTCCCTAAAGATTGTACTTAAAAAATCCGGGGGACACGTAGAAAAAGACATGAACAGAAGCAGGGTAGTGGACAATTTATGGAAAGTAATCCGAAAAGACATTGCCGGTCCCATATTTGTTACTGGAATTCCTAAGTTTTTGTCGCCACTTTCTAAGTCTGATCCTGAAAGGACTAACATTGTTGAACGATTTTTCCCAATTATTGCAGGAAGTGAGCTTGCTAACGCATTTTCAGAACTCAATGATCCAATAGATCAGTTCGAACGATTTAAAGAGCAGCAAGACATGCGTGAAGCAGGGGATTCTGAAGCTCAAATGATGGATATTGATTTTGTGGAAATGCTTGAGTACGGAATGCCTCCTGCATTCGGTTATGGCATGAGCGAGCGAGTCTTTTGGTTCTTCGAAGATGTTACTGCTCGTGAAGGAGTGCCTTTTCCGCAAATGCGAAACGACGTGGACGAAACCACAAAGAAGATTTACGGGAAGAAATATGTGCTTGCAAAATAATGATTTCCGTAGGGGCGGGTTTAAACCGGCATAGGGTTACAACAAGGAAAAATCCATGTCATTTTACCCACAACCATTTTCGATATATAATGGATTGTTAATCTTAATAAATCACTTATGAATAGATTTTCCATAAAGATCGGCGGACCAGCAGGCGCAGGAATTAAATCAATAGGGCTACTTTTGCAAAAAACCCTTCAAACCCTAGGCTTTTACACATTTGGATATACAGAATACCCCTCCCTAATCCGTGGTGGACATAATACCTTCCAGGTTGACTTCTCTGTAGAACCGATTGCCTCGTCAACCCAGAAAATCGACATACTTTTAGCACTCGACGAAGAGACCCTCGAAATCCACATCCCAGAGCTTTCCCCAAACGGGGTAATCATATACGATAAAACTCTACAATTCCCAGAAACAGATAGAAAAGACCTACAGATTCTTGCACTCCCTATAAAAGAAACCTTAGAGCAAAACAAATATCCTGCCATAATGCAAAATAGCGTTCAAATGGGTGTAATTATGGCGACTTGTGATTATCCAATAGATGCCCTTAACAAAACCTTGTCAAAGATTTTTGCCCATAAGTCGGAAGATATTATTAAATCTAATCAAGCTGCAGCAAAACTAGGCTTTGACTTAGTAGAAGGTACAAAATTAGATATAAAAACAGGGCTTAAGCTTCCGGAAAATCCCCACGAATCGCTTGTTCTCACAGCAAACGAAGCATGTGCGTTAAGTTTTATATCTTCCGGTGGTAAGTTTTACAGTGCATATCCAATGACACCTGCTACAAACATATTGCATTACTTAGCAAAACACGGACCCCAAAAGGGTGTAGTAGTACGCCAATCCGCAACGGAAATAGAAGCAATTGGAGTGGCCTTAGGCGCCAGTTTTGGAGGTTTACGCTCAATGGTAGGAACATCGGGCGGTGGATACGATCTTATGACGGAATTTGTAAGCGTGCTTGGAATTTCGGAAATCCCTATGGTAATTATTAACGCACAACGAACAGGACCCGCTACAGGGTTACCAACCTGGCAGGAACAGTCCGACCTTAACATGGTTAAGTTTTCAAGCCACGGCGAATTCCCACGTATTGTAATTGCCCCGGGAGATCCCGAAGAAGCATATGAATTAACTGCAGAGGCGCTTAACATGGCCGACAAATACCAATGTCCAGTAATAATTCTTACAGACAAGCACGTCGCAGAAAGCTTTTATGATACTCCTGAATTTAAGCCTGTAAAAGTTGATCGTGGCAAACTTATCACTTCCGAAAAAGATATTCCCAAGAACTTTTTACGATACACTACAGATACCCACGACGGTATAACATCCCGCACAATACCAGGACTAAAAGATGGAATTTATGTTGCAAATAGTGATGAGCACTCAGAAGAGGGTTACTCAACAGAAGATATGGAGATGCGCATAAAGCAGCAAGACAAACGCATGAAAAAGGTCGCAGCAATTAAATCCGATTTGCCACAACCCGAAATTACCGGACCAAAGAATGCTAAAACGCTAATCATAGGGTGGGGTAGTACAAAGGGAGCCATAGAAGATGCAATTAAGCAATTGAACAATGGAGCATCAGAGCAATCAGGCAACGAGGCCGTTGGGCAATTTGCTTTTTTGCAACTTAAATACTTATATCCGCTTGACCATGAAAAGCTGGGCAATCTCCTAAGACCTTACAAAAAGCTCATTCTTATAGAAAACAACTCAACTGGTCAACTAAAAGACGATCTTGCCCTTGCCGGCAGAAAGCCCGATCACGTTATCCTTCGTTACGATGGCAAGCCATTTTTTGTGGACGAATTAGTAGAACAGCTAACTAATCTTATCAAATAAATCCATGACAACAGTAACAAATGATGACTACAAAACGGGAATAGAACCAACCTGGTGCCCAGGTTGCGGCGCGTTCACAATAAAAGCACTTCTGACACAGCTTTTGGTCCAAATGGGGATCGCACCTCACGAGGTTGTTATCACCTACGACATCGGCTGTAACGGAAATGGAGCCGACAAAGTTCGGTCCTACGCAGTAAAATCATTACATGGGAGATCTTTATTACCAGCCGTTGGCGCAAAGTACGCAAACCACAAGCTACCTGTTATCTCAATAATAGGTGATGGTGGAATGTTTTGGGAGGGCGCAGCACACTTTCTTTCCTTAGCCCAAAGAAACGAAGATATAACCGTATTGGTATATGATAATCAGATTTATGGATTAACCACAGGCCAGACCTCACCCACAACACCAAAAGGAGTTCAAACCGTTTCCACACCATACGGAGCTGTAGACGAACCATTAAATCCCGTTTCCACGGCAATCGCAGTAGGAGCAACATTTGTTGCCCGTGGGTGGGTGGGTCAGCCACAACATCTAAAACAGATTATTAAAAAGGCAATTCTTCATAAAGGGTTCGCAATTGTAGACATTCTTACCCAATGCGTAACTTGGAGTAAAATTGATATGCTTGAATATTACAAAGACATGGTTTACGGTTTAGAAACACAAGATCCATACCGATCGGAAGTTGATATTGACGAATCAATGGTAAGAAATATGAACATAGAAGCACACGACAGTGCAAACAAACTTAAGGCAATGGAGCTTGCACTCCGTGAGGACAAAATACCACTTGGGGTATTCTACAGGCAAGAAAAAGACACACTGGTTGATAAGTTTGAGCCGCTTAAGAAAGGTTCACTAGTTAGCCAGACGCAAGTCCCCAATATTGATGATTTAATGGAGGAGTTTAAGTAGACGAGCCTTATACCACGGATAAAAAACAACGCCTTGGGATCAACATTATTAAGGAGAAGGACTTAATACAACACCCTTCTTTTCCACCATCCACTCCTTGTCCACCACCTGGTCAGCTAAATACTTATCGTGTGAAATAATCAAGATACTTCCCTGATACCGCCTTAAAAATTCGGTGACAATTTCACGAGACTCAATATCCAAGTGGTTAACAGGTTCATCGAGAAGCAGAAAATTGGGAGAATCTATCATTATTTTCATAAGCTGAAGGCGCGATTTTTCACCACCAGATAAATCCCTAATAAGCTTGTGCTCGTCGTCGCGCTCAAACGAAAAGCGCCTTAGCATCGAGTAAACCTGACCACGTTTTTCCAAACCCAAGGAGTGTAAAAACTGATTCACCTTAAGCTTCTCGGGCAGGTTAGATTGACTTTGAGAGTAATATCCAATTGAAACACTGGGACCAATATAAATATCGGAGGACTCAATAACCTTTGAATATTCAGCAAAAAACTTACTTATACCAAACTCTTCCGGGACAGGTTTCAAACCCATTCCTACAGAATTTCTGTCCAAACAATACTTCGTAAGAATAATCTTTAAAAGAGTGGTTTTACCACTTCCATTATTCCCAGCCAGTCTTCTCTTTTGACCGTTGTTAAGTTCAATATTTACATTTTCAAAAAGCGGCTTACCTTTAAACCCAAAGCTAAAATCTCTAAACCTAACCGTAATCTGACCGGAGCGTTCGACCTTCCCGGAGGTCAACTCAAAAATCTTTTCAAAATCACGCGGGTCGGGTGGAGGATTTTCCTTAAGTTCAGTAACCTCACGTTTAAGTTTTTTATAAAGCGTAACTGCACCGCCTTCGTATCCGGCTGCACGCATCCATTCAGCAGCCCGTATAAGCTTCTTTTGTTTATCTTTAAGTTCTCTCTGATACAAATCCCAATTATGTTTTATGGAATCAATTTCGGAACCTCTAACAGCCTTATACTTACTATAATTTCCCTTCATCTCTCTAAACTTTTTCTGTTCAAAGGTCCAAACCGTATCCACAAGTTCATCTAAAACATATCTATCATGAGAAACAATAATCACAGCACCCTTAAAGCCTTTTATAAACTCAATAAACCATTCTCGGGCATGCATATCAAGGTGAGTTAATGGTTCATCAAGAATCATAACGTCAAAGCCCTTGCCCACAAGAATTGTTGCCAATTCTACGATTTTACGCTCACCACCTGAGAGATCCATAAGCCTGCTGTCCCAACGAATATTCCGAAACCCTGAACCATCTTGCCTTATTCCTAATCCTTCTAACGTACTCTCAACCCGATCAATAAGTGAGTAGCCTTCGCGACGTTCATATTCTGCCTGCGCAACAGCAAGTTTCTGCATATTCTTAGGGGAGG
This Candidatus Dojkabacteria bacterium DNA region includes the following protein-coding sequences:
- a CDS encoding ABC-F family ATP-binding cassette domain-containing protein, which gives rise to MELIKLENIQKYYGTTLIFEDVNATVLDRSRIGLLGANGIGKSTFCNIIAGIDTEIAGSVWQKPGCEVAYFRQLYRDYETSELNKTVYDYVVESQKALLDIETKYYEALKTISNDSSPKNMQKLAVAQAEYERREGYSLIDRVESTLEGLGIRQDGSGFRNIRWDSRLMDLSGGERKIVELATILVGKGFDVMILDEPLTHLDMHAREWFIEFIKGFKGAVIIVSHDRYVLDELVDTVWTFEQKKFREMKGNYSKYKAVRGSEIDSIKHNWDLYQRELKDKQKKLIRAAEWMRAAGYEGGAVTLYKKLKREVTELKENPPPDPRDFEKIFELTSGKVERSGQITVRFRDFSFGFKGKPLFENVNIELNNGQKRRLAGNNGSGKTTLLKIILTKYCLDRNSVGMGLKPVPEEFGISKFFAEYSKVIESSDIYIGPSVSIGYYSQSQSNLPEKLKVNQFLHSLGLEKRGQVYSMLRRFSFERDDEHKLIRDLSGGEKSRLQLMKIMIDSPNFLLLDEPVNHLDIESREIVTEFLRRYQGSILIISHDKYLADQVVDKEWMVEKKGVVLSPSP
- a CDS encoding 2-oxoacid:acceptor oxidoreductase subunit alpha, coding for MNRFSIKIGGPAGAGIKSIGLLLQKTLQTLGFYTFGYTEYPSLIRGGHNTFQVDFSVEPIASSTQKIDILLALDEETLEIHIPELSPNGVIIYDKTLQFPETDRKDLQILALPIKETLEQNKYPAIMQNSVQMGVIMATCDYPIDALNKTLSKIFAHKSEDIIKSNQAAAKLGFDLVEGTKLDIKTGLKLPENPHESLVLTANEACALSFISSGGKFYSAYPMTPATNILHYLAKHGPQKGVVVRQSATEIEAIGVALGASFGGLRSMVGTSGGGYDLMTEFVSVLGISEIPMVIINAQRTGPATGLPTWQEQSDLNMVKFSSHGEFPRIVIAPGDPEEAYELTAEALNMADKYQCPVIILTDKHVAESFYDTPEFKPVKVDRGKLITSEKDIPKNFLRYTTDTHDGITSRTIPGLKDGIYVANSDEHSEEGYSTEDMEMRIKQQDKRMKKVAAIKSDLPQPEITGPKNAKTLIIGWGSTKGAIEDAIKQLNNGASEQSGNEAVGQFAFLQLKYLYPLDHEKLGNLLRPYKKLILIENNSTGQLKDDLALAGRKPDHVILRYDGKPFFVDELVEQLTNLIK
- a CDS encoding 2-oxoacid ferredoxin oxidoreductase (catalyzes the coenzyme A-dependent decarboxylation of 2-oxoacids, such as pyruvate and 2-oxoglutarate), with translation MTTVTNDDYKTGIEPTWCPGCGAFTIKALLTQLLVQMGIAPHEVVITYDIGCNGNGADKVRSYAVKSLHGRSLLPAVGAKYANHKLPVISIIGDGGMFWEGAAHFLSLAQRNEDITVLVYDNQIYGLTTGQTSPTTPKGVQTVSTPYGAVDEPLNPVSTAIAVGATFVARGWVGQPQHLKQIIKKAILHKGFAIVDILTQCVTWSKIDMLEYYKDMVYGLETQDPYRSEVDIDESMVRNMNIEAHDSANKLKAMELALREDKIPLGVFYRQEKDTLVDKFEPLKKGSLVSQTQVPNIDDLMEEFK
- a CDS encoding acetate--CoA ligase family protein, whose product is MLSSLLKPKSVAIIGASRNPSKIGSRVLKNIISGGFEGDVYPVNPEAETIQGITAFASVSDIPTIPDIAVIVIPAEYVPTAVEECVKKQVPNIIVITAGFSETGKHGAFLEEQVKERLKDSNTRLLGVNCLGLITQRSKLNASFASFMPNDGNVAFLSQSGAFGTSILDWTATFNVGVKYFISLGNKTDLTETDFLENFRDEEAIKCIALYLEDIEDGRRFASLVRSISPYKPIILLKPGKSKESKSAISSHTGSMVGDIEIAKQAAKQNGIIEVSTMRELFNMARFVSWNEITETQRVAIVTNAGGPAAHTTDVLVEASLTLAKLSEETKKNLKKILPTAASVKNPVDLLGDAPAKRYEDALNLVFKDPNVDSIIVVLTPQAMTQIPETANAISKIIEQTTKPILTSFIGGAQVIKGLNVLEKRNIPCFEFPEDAVSVLTHINNYQIQKNKILASNYPSDKKENQEKYLKIRAILQKVAVVSHVVPVTISNEIFKTLGIKIPDYITVNSSEEAISFGSTHKSIVLKLDSPQIVHKTEFSAVKIGLDTPEKIATAFSELTNTANSEMISNHTIMAQKQILNGLETILGVKIDTNFGPTIMFGSGGVTTELFHDISQSVAPVSNKDILDMVTSPKVYKLIKGFRGKPGYDIKELLKTIIILNNLVLNVPEIKEIEINPMILTRESGYAVDIRCIV
- a CDS encoding signal peptidase I, whose product is MKKFFDRITDRYIKFYYPVAKVFISILIVLFSIVVFVQLAIIITKDKYLFGVKIYAVESESMLPTIKKGDLVIIDEVYTYHKDDIITYTDPNDENQTITHRIINIFQKTSGDETFVTKGDNNEIQDPFQVTKEMIQGKVIKIIPAIGNWALFSRSVIGIILLLIIPATMLLTLNAVSIFSWIKARYVNNT
- the lysS gene encoding lysine--tRNA ligase; amino-acid sequence: MSKVTTGDLIGQRNQRLAKIKKLRELGINPYPARSNKEYSNNEIVENYKDFEGKTVTLTGRIMTKREMGKLAFATIQDASGRIQLYIKKDEIKPLDIKTQTLGFSELKLLDIGDIVEATGEVTKTQTGEISILVDTIKLLTKAIRPLPEKWAGLSDQEERFRRRYLDMTMNPEVRNRFVKRSIFWQAVRDFMIQTGFVEINIPILEAVTGGADAKPFVTHYDALDQAFYLRISHELPLKRLLGGGYEKVFDIGPRFRNEGIDAEHLPEHIAMEFYWAYADFKEGMKFTKELFRYVIKKTFGTLKFKIRGFDVDLSKEWEEKDFGTLLKDRFNVDIYNDSVESLKIVLKKSGGHVEKDMNRSRVVDNLWKVIRKDIAGPIFVTGIPKFLSPLSKSDPERTNIVERFFPIIAGSELANAFSELNDPIDQFERFKEQQDMREAGDSEAQMMDIDFVEMLEYGMPPAFGYGMSERVFWFFEDVTAREGVPFPQMRNDVDETTKKIYGKKYVLAK